Within Telopea speciosissima isolate NSW1024214 ecotype Mountain lineage chromosome 8, Tspe_v1, whole genome shotgun sequence, the genomic segment GGTACCTCATTTTCATTATCCTTCTTGCTGAAActaagtttttatttctttatttttgttttagctAATAATTTTTTGTTGAAGGCTCGATTAGGTTTTGGTTGTTGACTATAATCTATATTTCGATTCTCAACAGTTATTTCAGTTCATTAttgattatttgattttttttcccctaataaAGGTGTCATTCATGTTTTTAAGGTTGTAAAGAGGCCGGGACAGGGATTGGATAGTGGTCGTTCTGATCAAGTTCGACCTTCCGGGGGTAAGCGATCGATAAGGGAGAGACTGGGTAGTAATGTGGAGAATCCATCGCTATATGGGAACCAATCCAAAAGTAAACGGTGTGTTTGACTTTCTGGACTTCCGTTTGTTCTTCCATTTGTGGTTTCCATTATTAGTTTAACTGACGTTCTTAAGTATTTACTTTTGTTTGTGGCTAAATCaacttttatcttttatttcatCTTGAGATTAATGAGTTAATTGTGTTCTGTAGACAAAGGAGAGAGAGTAAAAAGTGGAGTCCGAGTGATCATGATATGGATGGTAAAAAGCAAACTCATTCTCATTTTGTTAGTGTAGCATTATCATTGCATTTCCCCCTCAAACGTTTTTTCCTCATGCTGACTCTCTTCTATGTGAATGATCAAAGATGGTCGAATCGGCAGAGATGACTTGCGATTTAAGCTGATGCGGAAGAACATGTCTAGGGGCAGTAGGAGTGAGAACGAAGGACATAACATGGATCTCCGTCAAAAGCTGTCTAGAACAGAACAGTCAGCAATGGCGGCTACTCATTCATATCAACGTATGCCTGACCCAAAGGCCAACGGCCTTGTGAGGCGTATTCCCCCGACAAGGAGTGCAGATGATTTGCTCCGTATGGACTCATTGAGAAAATCCTACTCATCATGGACTTTGGATGGATTGAGACGGAGATCCCCTGAAAGAATTTTAGGGACTTCTAGGGGTCTCTCTCCTCCACGGAGCATGGGTGATATCCGGCAGGGGCCATCAATGAGACCTGTGGATGCCTCTAGACCACTTTATATGGGCAAAGATATTCTCAATACTTCCAGATCTACAGGTCCTATACATTATATGACAAAACCTAGCGTAGCTCTTGATCCTGCAAAACCTGTTGCACGACTCCCTCCTCCAAGTGGCATCATGCAGAAGGCTTCGTATACGGTAGCACTTCCTTTCTGTTGCTCTCAGTTTTATGTGCATCCACAATGGAATGGTTTATTTAGGAGAGGCATTTTACACGGCTGCATTATTGTGCTTAGATAGTTAGATGAGTGGGTTTTGGTATTGTTACCAGTTCATGATAATTACATTCTTTATTAACTTGATAGAAACTGGGATGCTATTACTCTTGCCGAAATGAGTAATTCCTCGTGTAAAAGTTAGACTATATACatattccccctcccctcccccacccaaaCTCTCTTGAAGAAGATGGTCAGACACAAGTGTCAGGGCATGATTACTCATTTCTAACAATTTAAATTCCTGAAATAATAGCTGTGGTTCAACATTGTTCCGGAAAGAGGGAGAAGTGTATAGTTTTGGTCCGTTTGTAATTGGAACAATATACTTTTGCTAAATTCGTGAACCATTAGTTAGATGTGAACTCCTGGGTACTTGTTCCCACCTTAAGCAATCTTCCTTGTATGCCAGTCTCTGTGATGAATGTTGTTTAAGAAAAGGTCATTCATGCAGAATAATATAGATATAGAATTAGCTCTGAAGCACTGCTGGTTTTAGGAACTGTATGTGTTTATAAAGGTATTAATTGGTAATTCATTGTACTCATGGTTATATCACCATTTATTTCCTGGATGGAATTGGAACCCATCTGACTAATGATAATATTGTTGGTATAAGAAAACCCATACAGGTTTAAAATGTATTTGCAAGATACATTTC encodes:
- the LOC122670471 gene encoding uncharacterized protein LOC122670471; translated protein: MSRPQVTITLGRSGQVVKRPGQGLDSGRSDQVRPSGGKRSIRERLGSNVENPSLYGNQSKSKRQRRESKKWSPSDHDMDDGRIGRDDLRFKLMRKNMSRGSRSENEGHNMDLRQKLSRTEQSAMAATHSYQRMPDPKANGLVRRIPPTRSADDLLRMDSLRKSYSSWTLDGLRRRSPERILGTSRGLSPPRSMGDIRQGPSMRPVDASRPLYMGKDILNTSRSTGPIHYMTKPSVALDPAKPVARLPPPSGIMQKASYTGEEPHTVGSLLHSLGLGKYAILFQAEEVDMTALRQMGDNDLKELGIPMGPRKKILLAVMPPSKRQP